A genomic stretch from Sphingobacterium sp. ML3W includes:
- a CDS encoding TatD family hydrolase, translating into MLLTDTHTHIYYHAGTNKLQEHLQRCLDNHIERLFLPNVNSASIKPVFDTVAAYPEHCFPMLGLHPCDVKENYVDELNNIQKSLENNKVHAIGEIGLDLYWDKSTLEIQKDAFRTQVQWAKDLNLPIDIHCREAFTELFELLEELHDEKLFGILHCFTGTLEQAQHAIDLGFALGIGGVVTFKKAGLDNVVKEIDLKHIVLETDAPYLAPVPYRGKENESSYLVYIAQKVADLHAVSIEQVAEITTANSKRIFGI; encoded by the coding sequence ATGTTGCTTACTGATACACATACACACATTTACTACCACGCCGGTACCAATAAACTGCAAGAACACTTACAACGTTGTTTAGACAACCATATAGAAAGACTCTTTTTACCAAACGTAAATAGTGCTTCTATCAAACCTGTATTCGATACGGTTGCAGCTTACCCGGAACACTGTTTTCCTATGCTAGGACTACACCCTTGCGATGTTAAGGAAAACTATGTAGACGAATTAAACAATATCCAAAAGAGCTTGGAGAACAACAAAGTCCATGCCATAGGTGAAATTGGTTTGGATCTTTATTGGGATAAAAGCACATTGGAAATTCAAAAAGATGCTTTTCGAACACAAGTGCAATGGGCTAAAGACCTTAATTTACCCATCGACATTCATTGCCGTGAAGCCTTCACTGAATTATTCGAGTTGCTGGAAGAACTTCATGACGAAAAGTTGTTTGGCATACTTCATTGCTTCACCGGGACATTGGAGCAAGCCCAGCATGCTATTGACTTAGGTTTTGCGCTTGGTATAGGTGGTGTTGTCACCTTTAAAAAGGCAGGATTGGACAACGTCGTCAAAGAGATCGATTTAAAACATATCGTATTGGAAACAGACGCTCCTTACCTTGCTCCTGTTCCCTACCGTGGCAAAGAAAACGAAAGTAGCTATCTAGTCTATATTGCACAAAAAGTAGCCGATCTACATGCGGTGTCCATTGAACAGGTGGCAGAAATTACAACAGCAAATTCAAAACGTATTTTTGGTATATAA
- a CDS encoding TolC family protein: MMNKKLCIGLFAFVSVVCLNKLHAQSLVDPSVKDIIQKAFQTNKELKLKAYEVDKARLEAEGVKANRLPHVSALGLYGYVHSNGSVDIPTVNVPLLNLGLFEGATGFSMHGQAAYAGVSVKQIIFSGLQIPNGIKALKEKAVAQQYLESASRETLSKDIIASFDQLMLLDEVDKLIVDSEKRLKKEQEKVNKAIQHGLAIPYDRDKLKLALLELEEKKVEVAGNRDLLCQKIQQEAGVPFQEVNGIHYGLKPIFLSEIPNDVEQRSELKALEASSKAYEYLYKKEKGGALPAVFAFGSANYLNVFNSKLSVKDQPLLGTVNLPLNSIKGSPNLLVGLGVKWDLYTGGEHHNKIKQVKLDQTINATKKEDTEEKLNLLLRKNSVSYSTGNQKLKVGEQQLKVAENNLSMAVKQYQAGLIDVTELLAAENDWYKVNLGYFNNVLQQRNAAVELLHTSGKLLQTIHE, from the coding sequence ATGATGAATAAGAAACTATGCATAGGGTTGTTTGCCTTTGTGTCAGTTGTGTGTTTAAATAAGCTGCATGCGCAGTCGCTGGTCGACCCATCGGTAAAAGATATTATTCAAAAAGCCTTTCAAACAAATAAGGAATTAAAACTAAAGGCATATGAAGTTGACAAAGCGCGATTGGAGGCAGAGGGTGTAAAAGCGAACAGGCTACCACATGTATCGGCCTTGGGATTATACGGATATGTGCATAGCAACGGTAGCGTAGATATTCCTACCGTGAATGTTCCACTCTTGAATTTGGGGCTTTTTGAGGGGGCTACTGGATTTAGCATGCATGGACAGGCGGCATATGCGGGTGTTTCGGTGAAACAAATTATCTTTTCAGGATTACAAATACCTAATGGAATAAAGGCCTTAAAAGAGAAGGCCGTTGCACAGCAATATCTGGAATCTGCGAGCCGTGAGACGCTGTCAAAAGATATTATTGCTTCCTTTGATCAGCTCATGCTCCTGGACGAGGTCGATAAGCTTATTGTAGATTCGGAGAAAAGATTAAAAAAAGAACAAGAAAAGGTCAATAAAGCAATTCAACATGGCTTGGCTATTCCTTATGACCGTGATAAACTCAAATTGGCTCTGCTGGAACTGGAAGAAAAAAAAGTTGAGGTAGCTGGAAATCGGGATCTCCTCTGTCAAAAAATTCAACAGGAAGCCGGTGTTCCTTTTCAGGAAGTCAATGGGATTCACTATGGACTGAAACCGATATTTTTGTCGGAGATCCCCAACGATGTTGAGCAACGATCAGAACTTAAGGCATTGGAGGCTTCATCAAAAGCCTATGAATACCTCTACAAAAAGGAAAAAGGGGGCGCTCTTCCAGCGGTTTTTGCCTTTGGATCGGCAAACTACTTAAATGTATTCAATTCAAAATTGAGTGTCAAAGACCAACCGTTATTGGGAACGGTGAACCTTCCATTAAATTCAATCAAGGGAAGTCCAAATCTCTTGGTTGGACTCGGAGTAAAATGGGATCTTTATACTGGAGGGGAGCATCATAACAAGATTAAACAGGTCAAACTTGATCAAACCATTAATGCTACAAAGAAGGAAGATACGGAGGAAAAACTAAATCTGTTATTGCGTAAAAATAGCGTTAGCTATAGTACGGGAAATCAAAAGCTGAAAGTAGGCGAACAACAACTGAAGGTTGCTGAAAACAACTTATCTATGGCCGTAAAGCAATATCAGGCGGGATTGATTGATGTGACAGAATTGTTGGCTGCCGAAAACGACTGGTATAAGGTCAATTTGGGCTATTTTAATAACGTTTTGCAACAACGAAATGCTGCAGTTGAATTATTACACACATCTGGAAAATTATTACAAACTATACATGAGTAA
- a CDS encoding biotin/lipoyl-binding protein, with protein MKNLYGILALSIFVSCTNQVKEKPIEGKVEREQVTVVTKVPGKIAKIFVAEGDFVHAGDTLAILSIPEVDAKEEQAKGALQSADAQYNMAVKGATKGQLVQLQAKVDGLKEQYEFAKKSIGRLEALLQDSLIPQQKYDETYAKYQGAKNQYLAAQAEMAEARAGARQEQQVMALGQKERALGAVSEVNVAAQEKYVIAPQDMSVETINLKVGELAMAGYPIVNGYLDRSTYFRFTLPENQIGKLQKGVTVTVEIPYLNHKKVPAKIVSVKALNSYANIASAYPDFDPQQAVFELKIVPEDIAGTKDLLTKTLVVLHAN; from the coding sequence ATGAAAAATTTATATGGGATATTAGCCTTGTCTATTTTTGTTTCCTGTACAAATCAAGTGAAAGAAAAGCCTATTGAGGGAAAAGTGGAGCGCGAACAGGTGACTGTGGTTACGAAAGTGCCCGGTAAAATTGCGAAGATCTTTGTTGCAGAGGGGGATTTTGTACATGCTGGTGATACTTTGGCTATTTTGAGCATTCCTGAAGTGGACGCAAAGGAAGAACAGGCGAAAGGGGCACTACAGTCTGCTGATGCACAATATAATATGGCTGTCAAAGGCGCGACCAAAGGGCAACTGGTTCAACTGCAGGCAAAGGTAGATGGTCTGAAGGAGCAATATGAGTTCGCAAAGAAATCAATTGGTAGACTTGAGGCGCTATTGCAGGATAGTCTGATTCCTCAGCAAAAGTATGATGAGACTTATGCAAAGTATCAAGGTGCTAAAAACCAATATCTTGCTGCACAGGCAGAAATGGCCGAAGCTAGGGCTGGTGCCCGACAAGAACAACAAGTGATGGCATTGGGGCAAAAAGAAAGAGCACTTGGAGCTGTGTCTGAGGTTAATGTTGCTGCACAGGAAAAATACGTGATTGCACCACAGGATATGAGCGTGGAGACAATCAATCTAAAAGTTGGTGAACTGGCGATGGCTGGCTATCCAATTGTTAACGGATACCTTGATCGTTCTACTTATTTTAGATTTACACTGCCTGAAAATCAGATCGGAAAATTACAAAAAGGTGTTACCGTAACGGTTGAAATACCTTATTTGAACCATAAAAAGGTGCCGGCTAAGATCGTTAGTGTTAAAGCATTGAATTCCTATGCCAATATTGCATCGGCTTACCCAGATTTTGATCCGCAGCAGGCTGTATTTGAATTAAAGATCGTACCTGAGGATATCGCTGGAACAAAAGATTTGTTAACAAAAACGCTCGTGGTTCTCCATGCGAATTAA
- a CDS encoding ABC transporter permease — MKRFLELIQREFKLFFNNKVLLMLFLGAPVLYGILVGHVYQQGKVTEMPVIVVDEDNSPLSSSFIDMLSDNESIQVAKVLPSLFDSKDVAIQYDATTIVHIPRGFASGVQQSRLPEVTVFVDGANTLTSNTALMAVNVCAMTLKAGIQIQSQMKRGVPAKVAAQQYEPFKTTIVKQNIRSGNYLYFMLPGVLITVLQQVLLLGLALSFSSEFEGNTFADLVKKVSNPIGLILVKILPYVLMSIGILVLYWAFGKYYRMPLQADFGRFVLCTLVFLLAVCFIGVLVSMVLPSQLKSTEVLMVVATPAFILSGFTWPSSLMPGWVQAIANVIPSTHYLRIFRLLFIQHAENYHTNKPLIALTIIMIISFVLAVAVLWWKIRKLKQADKKQQVKV, encoded by the coding sequence GTGAAAAGATTTCTAGAATTAATCCAACGAGAGTTTAAGCTCTTTTTTAATAATAAGGTACTGCTGATGCTCTTTTTAGGAGCACCTGTACTATATGGTATTTTGGTAGGACATGTTTATCAACAGGGCAAGGTGACCGAAATGCCTGTTATCGTAGTGGATGAAGATAACAGCCCTTTAAGCAGTTCATTTATAGATATGCTTTCGGACAATGAGAGCATTCAGGTTGCGAAGGTATTGCCATCCTTGTTTGATTCTAAGGATGTCGCTATTCAATATGATGCAACGACAATTGTTCATATCCCAAGGGGATTTGCTTCTGGTGTACAACAGAGCCGTTTGCCGGAGGTGACCGTGTTTGTTGATGGGGCGAATACATTAACCTCAAATACAGCTTTAATGGCTGTCAATGTCTGTGCGATGACGCTCAAGGCTGGTATACAGATTCAATCGCAAATGAAGCGTGGAGTACCGGCAAAGGTGGCGGCCCAACAGTATGAACCTTTTAAGACAACAATAGTCAAACAAAATATTCGAAGTGGAAATTATCTCTATTTTATGCTGCCGGGGGTACTCATTACCGTATTGCAACAGGTATTGTTATTGGGCTTGGCCCTATCTTTTTCCTCAGAATTTGAGGGAAATACGTTCGCTGATCTTGTCAAGAAAGTTTCCAATCCGATTGGACTTATTCTCGTAAAGATATTACCTTATGTTTTGATGTCTATCGGGATATTGGTATTATATTGGGCTTTTGGTAAGTACTATCGAATGCCACTCCAAGCGGACTTTGGCCGTTTTGTGCTTTGTACCTTGGTCTTTCTGTTGGCTGTATGTTTTATAGGTGTGCTTGTGAGTATGGTTTTGCCGTCCCAACTGAAATCAACAGAAGTGTTAATGGTAGTCGCGACACCAGCTTTTATCTTGAGTGGTTTTACTTGGCCTTCGAGCCTAATGCCGGGCTGGGTACAGGCTATTGCTAACGTTATCCCTTCTACACATTATCTTCGGATTTTTAGATTGCTATTTATCCAGCATGCTGAAAACTATCATACCAACAAACCGTTAATTGCATTGACTATTATTATGATTATCAGTTTTGTGCTGGCAGTTGCTGTACTTTGGTGGAAGATAAGAAAATTAAAGCAGGCTGATAAAAAGCAACAGGTGAAGGTTTAA
- a CDS encoding FKBP-type peptidyl-prolyl cis-trans isomerase: MKKAILFFAAAGLLMTSCQKFKKAEGGLEYKIVDDNAKEKAVSGDLLAIDIVQSTDRDSVMSSTYEMGIPQIVQLYPDSVIAKNPGDPTGLFKYVGEGDSLVFKINLDSMAAKTHQPKPEFADKFLVFSIKVKKHFKKGKLTDQQLGEQVQKYFEEELNKHKAAEPAKLDKYIKDKSLKTTKTASGLQYVITKPGTGANAKVGDSLHVNYVGSLTTGKVFDTNLPDIAKKEGIFMPQRPYEALKFQLGVDGVIPGWTEAFQLFNKGTKATLVIPSSLAYGDRPQGKIPPYAPLVFEVEVLDIKPGKVPAPTPAATMPGVVAPTATAPTAKAPAAKK, translated from the coding sequence ATGAAGAAAGCAATTCTATTTTTCGCGGCTGCCGGTCTTTTGATGACGTCATGCCAAAAATTCAAAAAGGCTGAAGGTGGTCTTGAGTATAAAATCGTGGATGATAATGCAAAAGAGAAAGCAGTATCAGGCGATTTATTAGCAATTGACATTGTACAATCGACAGATAGAGACTCTGTAATGAGCAGCACTTACGAAATGGGTATTCCTCAGATCGTTCAATTATATCCAGATAGTGTTATTGCAAAAAATCCTGGAGACCCTACAGGTCTATTCAAATATGTTGGTGAAGGTGATAGCTTGGTATTCAAAATTAATTTGGATTCCATGGCTGCAAAAACACATCAACCTAAACCAGAATTTGCTGACAAGTTTTTAGTTTTCTCAATTAAAGTCAAAAAACACTTCAAAAAAGGAAAATTAACAGATCAACAATTAGGTGAACAAGTTCAAAAATACTTTGAAGAAGAATTGAACAAACACAAAGCTGCTGAGCCTGCAAAATTGGATAAATATATCAAAGATAAAAGCTTAAAAACAACAAAAACAGCTTCAGGACTTCAATACGTAATTACTAAACCTGGAACAGGAGCAAATGCTAAAGTAGGTGATTCTCTCCATGTTAATTATGTAGGTTCATTGACTACTGGAAAAGTATTTGATACGAACCTTCCGGATATCGCAAAGAAAGAAGGAATTTTCATGCCACAACGTCCTTACGAAGCATTGAAATTCCAATTAGGTGTTGATGGTGTTATCCCAGGATGGACTGAAGCATTCCAATTGTTTAACAAAGGCACTAAAGCAACTTTAGTAATCCCTTCTTCATTGGCTTATGGCGATCGTCCTCAAGGTAAAATTCCGCCATATGCACCATTGGTATTTGAAGTTGAGGTATTGGATATCAAACCAGGAAAAGTTCCAGCTCCAACACCAGCGGCAACAATGCCAGGTGTAGTTGCTCCAACTGCTACTGCCCCTACGGCAAAAGCTCCAGCAGCAAAAAAATAA